The following are encoded together in the Serratia nematodiphila DZ0503SBS1 genome:
- a CDS encoding PadR family transcriptional regulator → MFHRLGLHRHHHHHECEEGRRHRGGRHHFGGDGEEHGRGGRGGRGGRHRLFEHGDLRLVLLALVARKPSHGYELIKAIEEASSGLYVPSPGVIYPTLTLLEEQDFLEPLTTGNGRKSYRITSAGEGELQKHQQVVEVILARLAGAGREHHRHGNLAEGIYDAMNRLRSLLRGNVMRADLTPQQVERINAALLTAVAAIESEMHIQPTQQEEN, encoded by the coding sequence ATGTTTCATCGATTAGGTTTACACCGGCATCATCACCATCATGAATGTGAAGAGGGGCGCCGTCATCGCGGTGGGCGCCATCACTTCGGCGGCGACGGCGAAGAGCATGGCCGTGGCGGACGCGGCGGCCGGGGCGGGCGTCATCGTCTGTTCGAACACGGCGATCTGCGCCTGGTGCTGCTGGCGCTGGTGGCGCGCAAGCCCAGCCACGGGTACGAATTGATCAAGGCGATCGAGGAAGCCTCTTCCGGCCTGTATGTGCCGAGCCCGGGGGTGATTTACCCCACGCTGACGCTGCTGGAAGAGCAGGATTTCCTCGAACCGCTCACCACCGGCAACGGCCGCAAAAGCTACCGCATCACCTCGGCGGGCGAGGGCGAGCTGCAAAAGCATCAACAGGTGGTTGAGGTCATTCTGGCGCGTTTGGCGGGCGCCGGCCGCGAGCATCATCGGCACGGCAACCTGGCGGAAGGCATTTACGACGCCATGAACCGTCTGCGCAGTCTGCTGCGCGGCAACGTGATGCGCGCCGATCTTACGCCGCAGCAGGTGGAGCGCATCAACGCTGCACTGTTGACCGCCGTGGCGGCGATCGAAAGCGAAATGCACATTCAACCCACGCAGCAGGAGGAGAACTGA
- the pgm gene encoding phosphoglucomutase (alpha-D-glucose-1,6-bisphosphate-dependent), with product MANNPRAGQPARQSDLINVAQLTSQYYVLQPEAGNAAHAVKFGTSGHRGSAQRHSFNEAHILAIAQAIAEVRHQQGTTGPCYVGKDTHALSEPAFISVLEVLTANGVDVIVQENNGFTPTPAVSHAILCHNRRGGAQADGIVITPSHNPPEDGGIKYNPPNGGPADTNLTSVIEKRANDLLAQQLKGVQRQSLDKAWNSGHLHAKDLVQPYVEGLVDVVDMPAIQRAGLKLGVDPLGGSGIAYWQRVAEHYKLDLTLVNDSIDQTFRFMHLDHDGIIRMDCSSESAMAGLLALRDKFDLAFANDPDYDRHGIVTPKGLMNPNHYLAVAINYLFRHRPQWGADVAVGKTLVSSAMIDRVVADLGRKLVEVPVGFKWFVDGLFDGSLGFGGEESAGASFLRFNGQPWSTDKDGIIMCLLAAEITAVTGENPQHHYDDLAKRFGAPSYNRIQAPATHAQKAALSKLSPEMVKASTLGGDPITARLTAAPGNGASIGGLKVMTDNGWFAARPSGTEEAYKIYCESFLGAEHREKIEHEAVEIVSEVLASAK from the coding sequence ATGGCGAATAATCCACGTGCCGGGCAGCCCGCCCGCCAAAGCGATCTGATCAACGTAGCCCAGCTGACGTCGCAGTACTATGTGCTGCAACCGGAAGCCGGCAATGCCGCACATGCGGTGAAGTTTGGCACCTCCGGCCACCGCGGCAGCGCGCAGCGCCACAGCTTCAACGAAGCGCACATCCTCGCCATCGCCCAGGCGATCGCTGAAGTTCGTCATCAGCAGGGCACCACCGGCCCGTGCTACGTGGGTAAAGACACCCATGCGCTGTCCGAACCGGCCTTTATTTCCGTGCTGGAAGTGCTGACCGCCAACGGCGTCGATGTGATCGTGCAGGAAAACAACGGCTTCACGCCAACGCCGGCGGTATCGCACGCCATTCTGTGCCACAACCGCCGCGGCGGCGCGCAGGCCGACGGCATCGTCATTACGCCGTCCCACAACCCGCCGGAAGACGGCGGCATCAAGTACAACCCGCCGAACGGCGGCCCGGCCGACACCAACCTGACGTCGGTGATCGAAAAACGCGCCAACGATCTGCTGGCGCAACAGTTGAAAGGCGTTCAGCGTCAGTCGCTGGACAAGGCCTGGAACAGCGGCCACCTGCACGCCAAAGATCTGGTGCAGCCTTATGTCGAAGGCCTGGTTGACGTGGTCGACATGCCGGCCATTCAACGCGCCGGCCTGAAACTGGGCGTGGATCCGCTCGGCGGTTCCGGCATCGCCTATTGGCAGCGCGTGGCGGAACACTACAAGCTGGATCTGACGCTGGTGAACGACTCCATCGATCAGACCTTCCGCTTTATGCACCTGGATCACGACGGTATCATCCGCATGGACTGCTCGTCCGAGTCAGCGATGGCCGGCCTGCTGGCGCTGCGCGACAAATTCGATCTGGCGTTCGCCAACGATCCGGATTACGACCGTCACGGCATCGTCACGCCGAAGGGCCTGATGAACCCGAACCACTATCTGGCGGTAGCCATCAACTACCTGTTCCGGCATCGCCCGCAGTGGGGCGCCGATGTGGCGGTAGGTAAAACGCTGGTGTCCAGCGCGATGATCGATCGCGTGGTGGCTGACCTGGGCCGCAAGCTGGTGGAAGTGCCGGTCGGTTTCAAATGGTTCGTGGACGGCCTGTTCGACGGCAGCCTGGGCTTTGGCGGCGAAGAGAGCGCCGGGGCCTCGTTCCTGCGTTTCAACGGCCAGCCGTGGTCGACCGACAAAGACGGCATCATCATGTGCCTGCTGGCGGCTGAAATCACCGCGGTAACCGGTGAGAACCCGCAGCATCACTATGACGATCTGGCCAAGCGCTTCGGCGCGCCAAGCTACAACCGTATCCAGGCGCCGGCAACCCATGCGCAGAAAGCGGCGCTGTCCAAGCTGTCGCCGGAGATGGTCAAGGCCAGTACGCTGGGCGGGGACCCGATCACCGCGCGTCTGACCGCAGCGCCGGGCAACGGCGCGTCGATCGGCGGCCTGAAAGTGATGACCGACAACGGTTGGTTCGCGGCCCGTCCTTCCGGTACCGAAGAGGCATACAAGATCTACTGCGAGAGCTTCCTCGGGGCGGAACACCGAGAGAAAATCGAGCACGAAGCGGTTGAGATCGTCAGCGAAGTGCTGGCTTCCGCCAAATAA
- the seqA gene encoding replication initiation negative regulator SeqA has translation MKTIEVDEELYRYIASHTQHIGESASDILRRMLKFTAGQPVRALPAASASPSVELEKTAPVQRPRDRVRAVRELLLSDEYAEQNKAVNRFMLVLSTLYTLDAAGFAAATEALTGRTRTYFAGDQQTLLANGTHTKPKHVPGTPYWVITNTNTGRKRSMIEHIMQAMQFPAELIEKVCGTV, from the coding sequence ATGAAAACTATTGAAGTCGACGAAGAGCTTTACCGTTATATTGCCAGCCACACGCAACACATCGGTGAAAGCGCGTCCGATATTTTACGCCGCATGTTGAAATTTACCGCCGGCCAGCCGGTGCGCGCGTTGCCTGCCGCCAGTGCGTCGCCGTCCGTCGAGCTGGAAAAAACGGCGCCGGTTCAGCGTCCGCGCGATCGCGTGCGCGCCGTGCGTGAACTGCTGCTGTCGGATGAATACGCCGAGCAGAACAAAGCGGTCAACCGTTTCATGCTGGTGCTCTCCACGCTGTACACCCTTGATGCCGCCGGTTTTGCCGCCGCCACCGAGGCGTTGACCGGCCGTACCCGCACCTATTTCGCCGGCGATCAGCAGACCCTGCTGGCCAACGGCACGCATACCAAGCCGAAGCATGTGCCGGGCACCCCTTACTGGGTGATCACCAATACCAATACCGGCCGCAAACGCAGCATGATCGAACACATCATGCAGGCGATGCAGTTCCCGGCGGAACTGATCGAGAAAGTTTGCGGTACCGTCTAA
- the ybfF gene encoding esterase, translating into MNFAMKLHYQLLAAESDALPVLLIHGLFGNLDNLGVLARDLHKQHTVIKVDLRNHGLSPRADDMNYPAMAQDLLALLDDLQLEKAIVIGHSMGGKAAMALTAIAPERIAKLIVIDVAPVDYQTRRHDEIFAALKAVSAAGITQRQAAAQLMRDYLQEEGVIQFLLKSFHNGEWRFNLPVLIERYEDITGWQDVPAWPHPTLFIRGGLSPYVQDSYRADIARQFPQARAHVVAGTGHWVHAEKPEAVLRAIHRFLSEA; encoded by the coding sequence ATGAACTTCGCCATGAAATTACATTATCAACTGCTGGCCGCCGAGTCAGACGCGCTGCCGGTGCTGCTGATCCACGGGCTGTTCGGCAATCTCGACAACCTGGGCGTGCTGGCGCGCGATCTGCATAAACAGCACACTGTGATCAAAGTCGATCTGCGCAACCACGGCCTCTCCCCGCGCGCCGACGACATGAACTACCCCGCCATGGCGCAGGATCTGCTGGCGCTGCTCGACGACCTGCAGCTGGAGAAAGCGATCGTCATCGGCCACTCGATGGGCGGCAAAGCGGCGATGGCGCTGACCGCCATCGCGCCCGAGCGCATCGCCAAGCTGATCGTCATTGACGTCGCGCCGGTGGATTACCAGACCCGACGCCATGACGAGATCTTCGCCGCGCTGAAGGCCGTCAGCGCCGCCGGCATTACCCAGCGCCAGGCGGCCGCCCAGTTGATGCGCGACTACCTGCAGGAAGAAGGCGTGATCCAGTTCCTGCTGAAGTCCTTCCATAACGGTGAATGGCGCTTCAACCTGCCGGTGCTGATCGAACGCTACGAAGACATCACCGGCTGGCAGGACGTGCCGGCCTGGCCACACCCGACCCTGTTCATTCGCGGCGGCCTGTCGCCGTACGTGCAGGACAGCTACCGTGCAGACATCGCCCGCCAATTCCCGCAGGCACGCGCGCACGTCGTCGCCGGCACCGGCCATTGGGTGCACGCCGAAAAACCGGAAGCGGTGCTGCGCGCCATCCACCGTTTTCTCAGCGAAGCCTGA
- the ybfE gene encoding LexA regulated protein: MAKEQTDRTTLDLFADERRPGRPKTNPLSRDEQLRINKRNQLRRDKVRGLRRVELKINADAVDALNKLAEQRNISRSELIEQMLLAQLAEEQPEH, translated from the coding sequence ATGGCAAAAGAACAAACGGATCGCACGACGCTGGATCTGTTCGCAGATGAACGCCGTCCGGGGCGCCCGAAAACCAACCCGCTTTCCCGCGATGAACAGCTTAGAATCAATAAGCGCAATCAGTTACGGCGCGATAAAGTGCGCGGATTGCGGCGCGTAGAGCTGAAAATCAACGCGGATGCGGTGGACGCCCTGAACAAACTGGCGGAACAGCGCAACATCAGCCGCAGCGAACTCATCGAGCAGATGCTGTTGGCGCAACTGGCGGAAGAACAGCCGGAACATTGA